A genome region from Penaeus chinensis breed Huanghai No. 1 chromosome 22, ASM1920278v2, whole genome shotgun sequence includes the following:
- the LOC125037182 gene encoding zinc finger protein 583-like: MSFLSEWMPLAPPSDDEIYNQEILIKEKVKEEIKKENDLEIQEENDLEIKEEQDLEIKEESLDYEVSDADLKHNYPSSMGSKSIREEENGRNSYKIIEDCNDASVTTPLVADHCDTMQISDRHKEGEEEAAYQKPCSQRVKTVEQNEVDTNKPHTCEICCKAYASKYRLHNHIRDIHTKEKPYKCEACNKTFTVNRKLVIHRRMECEYKWSPDNNQTAKDGSKEMSEKESEVWKCFTCEVCSKKFPFKRGLLAHMRVHTKEKPFKCEVCATPFARKTDISNHMKTHTRERSYVCDICSKGFSRKSHLDGHIRRVHLKERPFKCKICNKSFFENSHLRDHMLIHTEEDPFKCEICHKSFSQKNSLKLHMQRHVGVKSFICEVCSKAFLTKQTLGIHMRVHTGEKPYTCKVCNKTFRALYTLTKHSRLHTREKQSV, from the coding sequence ATGAGTTTCCTCTCTGAGTGGATGCCTTTGGCCCCACCtagtgatgatgaaatatataatcaAGAAATTCTTatcaaggaaaaggttaaggaagagatcaagaaagagaaTGATCTGGAAATTCAGGAAGAGAATGATCTGGAAATCAAAGAAGAGCAGGATCTAGAAATTAAGGAAGAAAGTTTGGACTATGAAGTGAGTGATGCAGACCTAAAACACAACTATCCTTCTTCTATGGGAAGTAAGAGcatcagagaagaagaaaatggaaggaacTCATATAAAATTATAGAAGACTGTAATGATGCATCAGTGACAACACCACTTGTGGCTGATCATTGTGATACCATGCAGATATCAGACAGGcacaaggaaggagaggaagaggcagcatACCAAAAGCCATGTTCTCAAAGAGTTAAAACAGTGGAACAAAATGAAGTGGATACAAATAAACCTCACACATGTGAGATATGTTGTAAAGCATATGCATCAAAATACCGTTTACATAACCACATAAGAGATATCCATACAAAAGAGAAACCATATAAGTGTGAGGCTTGCAACAAGACTTTTACAGTCAACAGGAAGCTGGTAATACACCGGAGAATGGAATGTGAATACAAGTGGTCACCGGATAATAACCAGACAGCTAAGGATGGCAGTAAAGAGATGTCTGAAAAAGAATCTGAAGTATGGAAATGTTTCACTTGTGAAGTGTGTAGTAAGAAATTCCCTTTTAAACGTGGACTATTGGCACACATGAGGGTTCATACAAAGGAGAAACCTTTTAAGTGTGAGGTATGTGCTACACCATTTGCTCGGAAAACTGATATAAGTAACCACATGAAGAcacatacaagggaaagatcttatgtatgtgatatatgtagtAAAGGATTCTCCAGGAAATCTCATCTTGATGGACACATCAGAAGAGTACATCTAAAGGAGAGGCCTTTCAAGTGTAAGATATGTAATAAAAGTTTCTTCGAGAATTCACATCTTAGGGATCACATGTTAATTCATACAGAAGAGGATCCCTTTAAGTGTGAGATTTGCCATAAAAGTTTCTCTCAGAAAAATAGTCTGAAGTTGCACATGCAAAGACATGTAGGAGTTAAGTCATTTATCTGTGAGGTATGCAGCAAAGCCTTCTTGACTAAACAAACATTAGGGATACATATGAGAGTACATACAGGGGAGAAACCCTATACTTGTAAGGTATGCAATAAAACATTTAGGGCTCTTTATACTTTAACCAAACACAGTAGACTGCATactagagagaaacagagtgtgTAA
- the LOC125037184 gene encoding uncharacterized protein LOC125037184, whose translation MWMVLLFALPLALDSFQATRSADAREQETVNAEEQRYKYLMYQIHGMVQKLLYEKERHFSERLEALTQLVETSCRSQPGKQTTGPIGLANMERTAEEITNIFFERLTAMRINEDIKAKLTAMATDIMREITAQLLGMASVQDLAALQSQVSTLATSEALSGLQKDLSPFASSATEDIKQAVSRLASEVDTSMKNIATSNQIAEIQEELDSVPFCNLRNDFDRVLTFLSTNKEDIGDLDEALRASLAEQKAACQGGAERQESAAGLVQLMESLRTAVDGNANSIRSVASAVGKLEGEVAARLGALEELARKINNNTLPPPTTTTTTTTPGPTTTTTPAIPVFPCLDSNFASAGSGVDVCRAAVRLGKCQRLSVAIHCCRSCSDAGEIPVMGAHRFVNSSRTLSRVSAAKLMRP comes from the exons ATGTGGATGGTCCTTCTTTTCGCGCTGCCGTTGGCCCTTGATTCTTTTCAGGCGACTAGATCGGCGGACGCAAGAGAGCAGGAAACAGTGAACGCTGAGGAGCAGCGGTATAAATATTTGATGTATCAGATCCACGGCATGGTGCAAAAGCTTCTTTATGAAAAGGAGAGGCACTTCAGTGAGAGACTCGAGGCACTGACGCAGCTTGTGGAAACTTCATGTCGTTCGCAACCGGGTAAACAAACAACCGGGCCGATAGGTTTGGCTAATATGGAACGTACAGCAGAAGAGATAACAAATATTTTCTTTGAGAGATTAACAGCCATGCGTATCAACGAAGATATAAAGGCAAAATTAACAGCCATGGCCACtgacataatgagagagataacGGCGCAGTTGCTAGGCATGGCGAGTGTGCAAGATCTGGCGGCGCTTCAAAGCCAGGTGTCGACTCTTGCGACCTCTGAGGCTCTGAGTGGCTTGCAGAAGGACCTGTCCCCTTTCGCCTCCTCCGCAACAGAAGACATCAAGCAGGCGGTATCCAGACTGGCTTCCGAGGTGGACACAAGCATGAAAAATATTGCTACTAGTAATCAGATAGCAGAAATTCAGGAAGAACTTGACAGTGTACCATTTTGCAACCTTAGGAATGACTTTGACCGAGTGCTGACATTCCTGTCGACGAATAAGGAGGACATTGGCGATCTGGATGAGGCTTTACGAGCGTCTCTGGCAGAGCAGAAAGCCGCGTGCCAGGGCGGGGCAGAGCGGCAGGAGAGCGCGGCCGGCCTGGTGCAGCTGATGGAGAGCCTGCGGACCGCGGTGGACGGCAACGCCAACAGCATCCGCAGCGTCGCCTCCGCCGTGGGGAAGCTGGAGGGCGAGGTCGCGGCGCGCCTCGGGGCCCTCGAGGAGCTGGCCaggaaaatcaacaacaacacgcTTCCTCCACCTacaaccaccaccacgaccacaacCCCGGGacccacgacaacaacaacac CGGCGATTCCTGTGTTCCCTTGCCTCGACAGCAACTTCGCCAGTGCAGGCTCGGGCGTGGACGTCTGTCGGGCAGCTGTCCGCCTCGGGAAATGCCAGCGACTGTCCGTGGCGATCCACTGCTGTCGCTCCTGCTCTGACGCCGGCGAAATTCCTGTCATGGGGGCGCACCGGTTCGTCAATTCCAGCAGGACGCTTTCCCGTGTCTCGGCGGCGAAGCTGATGAGGCCGTGA
- the LOC125037178 gene encoding uncharacterized protein LOC125037178, with protein MGKKKSPNDVPFGISPVHGPALGPASTTIVPVPAPQSSVTQPLSRLPALQTAMWTVVFIALVLGSCRAAGPLEPTVDLEGRSDVQETTNTEEQRYKHLLYQIHGTVRTLLDDHQKHIDERIDSLTQLVGENCNSDANGQTNVSDNFTELEPKIEELTNIFFARLTATGEKFVTDIQSKLASVTSDTVGHITLQLLAVADKQDVAVLNHQLANLATSQALGELQQSLSSFASTATEEVKQAIASLGSEWNVNSKSLASSSQVQEIKEQLVTVSSCNHKNDIDQVLALLATAEEDIDSLADTLKTSVAEQKAECQGGADRQESAAGLVQLLESLRTAVDGNANSIRSVASTVGKLEGEVAARLGALEELARKINNNTLLPPPTTTTTTTTPRPTTTTTPAKLVSPCLNSYFYGAVTFDVCDSAVRFKKCQESFMAYHCCRSCTDAGRIPVMGPHRYVQAARRVSTLEALKYF; from the exons atgggaaaaaaaaaatccccaaacgaTGTCCCTTTCGGCATTTCCCCCGTGCATGGCCCTGCACTCGGACCCGCCAGTACAACGATAGTGCCAGTGCCAGCTCCCCAGTCAAGCGTCACGCAGCCTTTGTCCCGCCTCCCAGCTCTCCAGACAGCTATGTGGACGGTCGTCTTCATTGCCTTGGTTCTTGGTTCTTGTAGAGCAGCGGGCCCGTTGGAACCGACTGTTGATCTTGAGGGACGGAGCGATGTCCAGGAAACTACCAACACCGAAGAACAGCGATATAAACACCTGTTGTATCAGATTCATGGGACCGTACGGACGTTGCTTGACGATCACCAGAAGCACATCGACGAACGTATCGATTCTTTGACGCAGTTAGTGGGTGAGAACTGCAATTCCGACGCCAATGGCCAAACTAACGTATCAGACAACTTTACAGAGTTAGAGCCTAAGATAGAAGAATTGACAAATATTTTCTTCGCAAGATTAACAGCCACCGGAGAGAAATTCGTCACAGATATTCAGTCAAAGTTGGCCAGCGTGACTTCTGATACAGTGGGGCACATAACGCTGCAGTTGTTAGCTGTGGCGGATAAGCAGGACGTTGCGGTACTGAATCACCAACTAGCGAACCTGGCGACCTCCCAGGCCCTTGGCGAACTGCAGCAGAGCCTTTCGTCCTTCGCCTCTACCGCGACAGAAGAGGTCAAGCAGGCGATTGCCAGTTTGGGTTCCGAGTGGAACGTCAACAGTAAAAGTCTTGCTTCGAGCAGTCAAGTCCAAGAAATTAAGGAGCAGCTCGTCACCGTTTCATCTTGTAACCACAAGAACGACATCGACCAAGTGTTAGCTCTATTGGCAACAGCCGAGGAAGACATTGACAGTCTGGCAGATACTTTGAAGACTTCTGTGGCAGAGCAGAAAGCCGAGTGCCAGGGCGGGGCTGACCGCCAGGAGAGCGCGGCCGGCCTGGTGCAGCTACTGGAGAGCCTGCGGACCGCGGTGGACGGCAACGCCAACAGCATCCGCAGCGTCGCCTCCACCGTGGGGAAGCTGGAGGGCGAGGTCGCGGCGCGTCTCGGGGCCCTCGAGGAGCTGGCCaggaaaatcaacaacaacacgcTGCTTCctccacccacaaccaccaccacgaccacaacCCCGAGacccacgacaacaacaacac CTGCGAAGCTCGTGTCGCCATGTCTTAACAGCTACTTCTACGGAGCTGTCACATTTGACGTGTGTGACTCCGCAGTTCGCTTCAAGAAGTGTCAAGAAAGCTTCATGGCATACCACTGCTGCAGATCGTGCACAGACGCGGGTAGGATTCCTGTCATGGGTCCTCATCGCTACGTGCAGGCTGCTAGAAGGGTGTCCACTCTGGAAGCGCTTAAATATTTTTAA